A genomic window from Pelagicoccus albus includes:
- a CDS encoding voltage-gated chloride channel family protein, with the protein MKSLFDIREHFENLRQLLLWTLLVIPVGILSGSASALFLWSLDRSTELRWQYEWLLFLLPVAGVGMAYLDQWIGKSAKGGNNLILDRIHEPGGGVPTRMAPLVLFGTLVTHLFGGSAGREGTAVQMGGSLASAYGRLCKFGAENTRILLMAGVAAGFGSVFGTPLTGAIFAMEVLVIGRMQYGALIPVMVASLVGDYTCSAWGVHHATYHISISDPEHLRALLDIPLLGKVALAAVAFGLASKVFAELTHGLQIGFGKISPHAPVRVAMGAAVVIGLVYLLGTRDYIGLGVRSSHEGAVTLLSAFEAGGADVWSWWWKLLFTAVTLSVGFKGGEVTPLFFIGATLGNTLAVLLGAPVDLMAGVGLVAVFAGATNTPLACTIMGIELFGSHYGIYFAVGSFIAYYCSGHSGIYSAQRLGVPKNSSSKLPPDLPLRDVKTLQNASSRKAKSRDRK; encoded by the coding sequence ATGAAATCCCTTTTCGATATCCGCGAACATTTTGAGAATCTCCGGCAGTTGCTCCTGTGGACCTTGTTGGTGATTCCGGTTGGAATTCTGTCCGGATCGGCCAGCGCCTTATTTCTTTGGTCTTTGGATCGTTCGACGGAGTTGCGTTGGCAATACGAGTGGCTGCTTTTTCTGCTTCCGGTTGCGGGTGTAGGAATGGCTTACCTCGACCAGTGGATTGGAAAATCGGCTAAAGGCGGTAATAATCTGATCCTCGATCGCATTCACGAACCCGGAGGAGGCGTGCCGACTCGCATGGCCCCGTTGGTTTTGTTTGGCACCTTGGTGACGCACTTGTTCGGAGGCTCGGCCGGTCGGGAAGGTACCGCTGTGCAAATGGGCGGGAGCCTGGCCAGTGCCTACGGCCGGCTTTGCAAATTCGGAGCGGAGAATACGCGTATCCTTCTGATGGCCGGAGTGGCGGCCGGGTTTGGGTCCGTTTTTGGAACCCCATTGACCGGGGCGATTTTCGCGATGGAGGTCCTAGTCATCGGGCGGATGCAGTATGGAGCTTTGATTCCCGTGATGGTGGCCAGCTTGGTGGGTGACTACACTTGCTCGGCTTGGGGGGTGCACCACGCGACTTACCACATTTCCATAAGCGACCCCGAGCACCTGCGGGCTTTGCTCGATATCCCGCTGCTGGGAAAGGTCGCTTTGGCGGCGGTGGCGTTTGGTTTGGCTAGCAAGGTGTTCGCGGAATTGACGCACGGCCTGCAAATTGGCTTTGGCAAGATTTCGCCTCACGCTCCGGTGCGCGTCGCCATGGGTGCCGCGGTAGTGATCGGATTGGTCTATCTGTTAGGGACTCGCGACTATATCGGGCTTGGGGTGCGGAGTTCGCATGAAGGCGCGGTTACTTTGCTCTCCGCGTTCGAGGCTGGTGGAGCAGATGTTTGGAGCTGGTGGTGGAAGCTCTTGTTCACGGCTGTCACCCTGTCTGTCGGGTTCAAAGGGGGCGAGGTTACCCCGTTGTTTTTTATAGGAGCGACCTTAGGAAATACCTTGGCGGTTTTGTTGGGAGCTCCAGTTGACTTGATGGCTGGAGTGGGGCTTGTGGCTGTATTTGCGGGTGCGACCAATACGCCTCTGGCCTGCACGATCATGGGGATCGAGCTGTTTGGATCGCACTACGGCATCTATTTCGCGGTCGGAAGTTTTATCGCTTACTACTGTTCTGGACACTCGGGGATCTACTCGGCCCAGAGGCTAGGAGTGCCCAAAAATAGCAGCTCCAAATTGCCACCAGACTTGCCGCTGCGAGACGTGAAAACCTTGCAAAATGCCTCCTCCAGAAAGGCAAAAAGCAGGGACAGAAAATAG
- a CDS encoding family 16 glycoside hydrolase yields MTLSQRSPLSLFFLILVAAAQLQAAELSPAIFNPSDDWELATDIGLDADSGELTPQQHPEGDIFYTKGEASDGNGYLRTGATYADQIISFEYMVPPESEAAVYVQGRYEIRLSSHGEQTPSASTSGALQAGFDTERDFAFDAQAPLLDAAKPAGEWNTVEIRFRPHRKDEAFNKVANAFFLDISINGEVVQKEVQIPYYNSGSIQHWEQYDGPLVFRAANGPIAIQNARIDHANFEEVLVPSDEESSNISELVDQVELGKETFTALGCIECHTTKKGDTSFKTGPNLYGLFQRYPRKREIVEPATGAHFSIDADRSYAKRSIRLPAAELAIAESGANAGEPYLPVMVTYTEEILSNAKVDAIYRYLATLNDPETRDAVQVLVPKDGPTEYDPTADPMEVLVLDRTRIQRGTMEGLSGRSIHVGLPNGVNYTFDPRTLAIEKLWQGGFVNGAGEWENRGGGGFSPGFASKEIDFAGQGGLLTPLDSEGSPIDFSFKEAVFRDWETIDASLHSSEDHLEMLAKIDAKFLGYSLDSTQPDAAPFFKYRIGPNTLAVQANINSDGTATFLLSGKLVQEQAFSINANALGEITVDSGTLGEDGRWILPATANLQASLTAKIGLASLVWRPEPVEENHLVQPLVVKETEADLPAGYRSEQYVQPVDNYGRDLLFEATAIDVAPDGTIVVGTRTAGIWRIVDGQWRLFAEGLFDCLGLVVEDEKGLTIVAGQKPELTRISDTDGDGIADSFETLADQFSYHGNYHSYMHGPVRDADGNYYFNLNLLHTDDAIYKGQGAYMGTSGGFSGWTIKVTPEGEFIPWANGLRSPASLGIDPEGTIWYADNQGEFVSTSKLFILQEGKFYGHPAGLIDLPNMTPDSAEIQWSAVAEGREKAVALFPHNRVANSPGHMAWDTTGGAFGPFAGQIFIGDQTQSKLLRVATYEVGGQLRAAVIPFGSELQSGLMRPVFLPDGSLLIGQTGRGWHAQGGKIASLQRLVWDGETIAQGILSASLDEAETTLKIELTQPLEKSLTEEILLSETQLESWYYRDAPDYGSPELDLIEHSFAAATISEDRKTITFKIEPSEFEPHEHKTSRVYHLELALPEQLEAYVTGL; encoded by the coding sequence ATGACCCTTTCTCAACGCTCCCCCCTCTCCCTTTTTTTCCTGATCCTGGTCGCGGCGGCCCAGCTGCAAGCAGCCGAGCTGAGCCCCGCCATCTTCAACCCCAGCGATGACTGGGAACTCGCAACAGATATCGGTTTAGACGCAGATTCAGGAGAACTCACCCCACAACAGCATCCAGAAGGGGACATCTTTTACACAAAAGGTGAAGCGAGCGACGGGAACGGCTACCTCAGGACCGGAGCCACCTACGCCGACCAAATAATAAGCTTCGAATACATGGTTCCTCCGGAATCAGAGGCGGCCGTCTACGTGCAAGGCCGCTACGAGATAAGGTTGTCCAGCCACGGCGAGCAAACACCTTCCGCTTCAACCTCTGGGGCTTTGCAAGCTGGATTCGACACGGAGCGCGACTTCGCTTTCGACGCCCAAGCCCCACTCCTCGATGCCGCCAAGCCCGCCGGCGAATGGAACACTGTGGAGATCCGCTTCCGCCCCCACCGCAAGGACGAGGCCTTCAACAAGGTGGCCAACGCATTCTTCCTCGATATAAGCATCAATGGCGAAGTCGTGCAAAAGGAAGTCCAGATCCCCTACTACAATTCCGGATCGATCCAGCACTGGGAGCAGTACGATGGCCCGCTGGTTTTCCGAGCGGCAAACGGCCCTATCGCCATCCAAAACGCTAGGATCGACCACGCCAATTTCGAAGAAGTCCTAGTACCATCTGATGAAGAAAGCTCAAACATCTCCGAACTCGTCGATCAAGTGGAGTTAGGCAAAGAAACCTTCACCGCCCTCGGCTGCATCGAATGTCACACCACTAAAAAAGGAGACACCTCATTCAAGACTGGCCCCAATCTGTACGGTCTCTTCCAGCGCTACCCGCGTAAACGGGAAATCGTGGAGCCAGCCACTGGGGCCCATTTTTCCATCGATGCAGACCGCTCCTACGCCAAACGTTCCATCCGATTACCCGCCGCCGAGCTAGCCATCGCCGAGTCGGGCGCTAATGCCGGCGAACCCTACCTGCCAGTCATGGTTACCTACACGGAGGAAATTCTTTCCAACGCCAAGGTCGACGCCATCTACCGCTACCTCGCTACGCTAAACGATCCGGAAACTCGCGACGCGGTGCAGGTTCTCGTTCCGAAAGATGGCCCCACCGAATACGACCCAACCGCCGATCCCATGGAAGTTCTGGTCCTGGATCGGACCCGTATCCAACGCGGCACCATGGAAGGACTCTCCGGACGCAGCATCCACGTGGGCTTGCCCAATGGAGTCAACTACACCTTCGACCCGCGGACTTTAGCGATCGAAAAGCTCTGGCAAGGCGGCTTCGTCAATGGAGCTGGCGAGTGGGAAAACCGCGGCGGCGGCGGATTCTCGCCAGGATTTGCAAGCAAGGAGATCGACTTTGCGGGGCAAGGCGGCTTGCTCACTCCGCTCGATTCCGAGGGCTCTCCCATCGACTTCTCCTTCAAGGAAGCGGTCTTCCGGGATTGGGAAACCATCGACGCCTCCCTCCACTCCAGCGAAGACCACCTCGAGATGCTGGCCAAAATCGACGCGAAATTCCTCGGCTACTCCCTCGATTCCACCCAGCCAGATGCAGCTCCTTTCTTCAAATATCGCATTGGCCCCAACACCCTTGCCGTGCAGGCCAACATCAACTCGGACGGGACCGCGACCTTCCTTCTCAGCGGGAAACTCGTGCAAGAGCAGGCCTTCTCAATAAATGCAAACGCCCTGGGCGAAATCACTGTTGATTCCGGAACTCTCGGCGAGGACGGACGCTGGATCTTGCCTGCCACTGCGAATCTGCAAGCCAGCCTTACCGCGAAAATCGGCCTCGCCAGTTTGGTCTGGAGACCGGAACCTGTTGAGGAAAACCACCTCGTCCAGCCATTAGTCGTTAAGGAAACGGAAGCCGATCTCCCTGCAGGCTACCGATCGGAGCAATACGTGCAGCCGGTCGACAACTACGGGCGCGATCTCCTTTTCGAGGCCACCGCCATCGACGTGGCCCCGGATGGAACAATCGTGGTCGGTACCCGAACCGCAGGAATCTGGCGAATTGTCGACGGACAATGGCGACTCTTCGCCGAGGGGCTATTCGACTGTCTCGGCCTGGTGGTTGAAGACGAGAAAGGCCTCACCATCGTTGCCGGGCAGAAGCCGGAACTCACCCGCATTAGCGACACAGACGGCGATGGAATAGCGGACAGCTTCGAGACCTTGGCTGACCAATTTAGCTATCACGGCAACTACCACTCCTACATGCACGGACCGGTTCGCGACGCGGATGGAAACTACTATTTCAACCTAAACCTCTTGCATACCGACGACGCCATTTACAAGGGACAAGGCGCCTACATGGGCACTTCCGGAGGATTCAGTGGCTGGACGATTAAGGTGACGCCCGAAGGCGAATTCATTCCCTGGGCCAATGGTTTGCGCAGTCCGGCCAGCCTTGGGATCGATCCTGAAGGCACGATCTGGTACGCGGACAATCAGGGCGAGTTCGTATCCACCTCTAAACTCTTCATCTTGCAGGAAGGCAAATTCTACGGACATCCCGCCGGCCTGATCGACTTGCCAAATATGACACCTGACTCCGCTGAAATCCAGTGGTCGGCAGTGGCGGAGGGCAGAGAAAAAGCAGTCGCTCTCTTCCCTCACAACCGAGTCGCCAACTCCCCCGGCCACATGGCTTGGGATACCACGGGCGGAGCTTTTGGTCCTTTCGCTGGGCAAATATTCATCGGAGACCAGACCCAGTCCAAACTTCTGCGCGTCGCGACTTACGAAGTGGGCGGGCAACTGAGAGCTGCCGTCATCCCATTCGGATCCGAGCTGCAATCCGGCTTGATGCGGCCCGTATTTCTGCCGGATGGAAGTTTACTGATCGGCCAAACAGGACGCGGCTGGCACGCCCAAGGCGGAAAGATCGCCAGCTTGCAAAGACTGGTTTGGGACGGGGAAACCATAGCTCAAGGCATTCTTTCCGCTTCTTTGGATGAAGCGGAAACCACGCTGAAAATCGAGCTGACTCAGCCTTTGGAGAAATCGCTGACCGAAGAGATTCTATTGTCCGAAACTCAACTCGAATCCTGGTACTATCGTGACGCCCCCGACTACGGCTCGCCGGAGCTTGACCTGATCGAGCATAGCTTCGCCGCAGCCACGATCAGCGAAGATCGCAAAACAATCACCTTCAAGATCGAGCCCTCAGAATTCGAACCACACGAGCACAAAACATCCCGCGTCTACCACCTCGAACTCGCCCTTCCCGAGCAGCTCGAAGCCTACGTGACAGGGCTCTAG
- a CDS encoding U32 family peptidase, which yields MPKLIPKRFSSQEGNSRQVSKPELLSPAGDWECARAAVENGADAIFFGLERFNARMRGKNFTVADLPELMAYLHSRGVKGYVTFNILVFGNELRDAEDFLRSIIASGVDAAIVQDVGICRLIRRLSPDFPIHASTQMSVTSEAGVEFARELGASVVVLARETSLKEVGAIREKTIAAGTEVPIELFVHGALCVAYSGQCLTSESLGGRSANRGECAQACRLPYELYSDGKQVELGNRRYLLSPQDLSGLDAMPEIIENGVATLKIEGRLKSPEYVAAVTKVYRQALDKAWESYIGETEKNLVPFDRQAGKYALEMTFSRGLSDGWLHGIDNQKLVHARFGKKRGLRLGVVKSVEKDGVTLLLEAPLKAGDGVVFDRGRPDEKEEGGRIISVDTKGADSYIRFLGDSINWNRVKAGHTLFKTSDPLLDKELRQSYQVEQPNFTRPVKAVVHGEPGKPITLELQDELGRTVRSESSEPLQTAAKRPLDLDTLQKQLSRLGNTPFHLESLDNRLQGNCHFPVSQLNQLRREAVESLIELRRQPLRWTLKERANATGIQNKKEKDQAKTKPQIIPYLRSFEQLETALSLPYDELYLELEDPKKYKQAVELTHSSHPNKKIWVAPPRMFKTGEDWVIKQLTQCGADGFLARNHEHLKSLSDFRLRGDFSLNVSNPLTAEYLIDRYKLERLTASYDLNATQLAALIERAPPKWFEITLHQHMPMFHMEHCVFCSFLSEGKDFRDCGRPCDKHSVSIKDRTGMTHPLKADAGCRNTVFNAKAQTGAEFARDLLDLGIRTFRVEFLNESPQEVRETLDRYERLLAGQLSGQSLWRELKLINQLGVTRGTLRER from the coding sequence ATGCCTAAACTAATACCGAAGCGCTTTTCCTCCCAAGAGGGAAACAGCCGCCAAGTCTCCAAGCCGGAGCTGCTCTCTCCCGCGGGAGATTGGGAGTGCGCCCGCGCCGCGGTCGAAAACGGGGCCGACGCCATCTTCTTTGGCTTGGAGCGTTTCAATGCTCGCATGCGAGGCAAAAACTTCACCGTAGCCGACCTGCCCGAGCTGATGGCTTACCTGCACTCCCGCGGAGTCAAAGGATACGTCACCTTCAACATTCTCGTATTCGGAAACGAGCTACGCGACGCGGAAGATTTTCTGCGCTCCATCATCGCATCCGGTGTTGACGCCGCGATCGTGCAGGACGTCGGAATCTGCCGCCTGATCCGCCGACTTTCCCCCGACTTCCCTATCCACGCTTCCACACAGATGAGCGTCACATCCGAGGCTGGCGTCGAATTCGCTCGCGAGCTGGGAGCGAGCGTCGTCGTCCTAGCCCGTGAAACTTCCCTCAAAGAAGTGGGGGCGATCCGCGAAAAGACCATCGCCGCGGGGACCGAAGTGCCAATCGAACTCTTTGTCCACGGAGCTTTGTGCGTGGCTTATTCAGGACAGTGCCTTACCTCAGAATCGCTGGGCGGCCGCTCCGCAAATCGAGGCGAATGCGCCCAGGCCTGCCGTCTCCCTTACGAACTCTATTCTGACGGGAAACAGGTCGAGCTGGGGAACCGCCGCTATCTGCTCAGTCCGCAAGATCTTTCCGGCTTGGACGCCATGCCAGAGATCATCGAAAACGGTGTGGCGACTTTGAAGATCGAGGGTCGCCTAAAATCTCCAGAATACGTCGCCGCCGTAACCAAAGTTTACCGACAAGCCTTAGACAAAGCTTGGGAGAGCTACATCGGCGAAACGGAAAAAAACCTTGTCCCCTTCGACCGCCAAGCTGGCAAGTACGCACTCGAGATGACTTTTTCCCGAGGCTTATCCGATGGATGGCTGCACGGGATCGACAACCAGAAACTAGTCCACGCCCGCTTCGGCAAGAAGCGAGGCTTGCGACTCGGCGTAGTCAAATCAGTCGAAAAGGACGGTGTCACTTTACTACTCGAAGCCCCACTGAAAGCGGGAGACGGAGTCGTCTTCGATCGCGGCCGACCAGATGAAAAAGAGGAAGGCGGCCGTATCATTTCCGTAGATACAAAAGGGGCAGATTCCTATATCCGTTTCCTCGGCGACTCCATCAACTGGAACCGAGTCAAAGCCGGCCACACTCTTTTCAAAACGTCAGACCCGTTATTGGATAAAGAACTTCGCCAAAGCTACCAAGTTGAACAGCCCAATTTTACTCGCCCCGTCAAAGCGGTCGTCCACGGCGAGCCCGGCAAACCGATAACGCTGGAATTGCAAGACGAGCTCGGACGCACGGTCCGGTCCGAATCGAGCGAGCCCTTGCAAACCGCTGCCAAACGTCCCCTCGATCTGGATACGCTGCAGAAGCAACTATCCCGCCTCGGCAATACACCCTTTCACCTAGAATCCCTGGACAATCGCCTGCAAGGCAACTGTCATTTCCCGGTCTCGCAGTTGAACCAATTGCGACGCGAGGCAGTCGAATCGCTGATCGAACTCCGTCGCCAACCGCTCCGTTGGACTCTCAAAGAGCGAGCCAACGCCACAGGAATCCAAAATAAGAAGGAAAAGGACCAAGCCAAGACGAAGCCTCAAATCATCCCCTACCTCCGCTCCTTTGAACAATTAGAGACTGCTCTAAGCCTTCCCTACGATGAGCTATACTTAGAGCTGGAAGATCCAAAAAAATATAAGCAAGCCGTCGAACTCACCCACTCATCCCATCCGAACAAAAAGATCTGGGTAGCCCCGCCTCGCATGTTCAAAACAGGCGAGGACTGGGTCATTAAGCAACTTACCCAATGCGGTGCAGATGGATTCCTGGCCCGTAATCACGAGCACTTAAAATCCTTGTCAGACTTCCGCCTACGCGGCGATTTCTCGCTCAACGTCTCCAACCCGCTGACCGCGGAGTATCTGATCGATCGTTACAAACTCGAGCGACTTACCGCCTCATACGACCTCAACGCCACCCAACTCGCCGCCCTGATCGAACGCGCGCCTCCAAAATGGTTTGAGATCACGCTTCATCAGCACATGCCCATGTTTCACATGGAGCATTGCGTGTTCTGCAGCTTCCTCTCCGAAGGGAAAGATTTCCGCGACTGCGGCCGCCCCTGCGACAAACATTCTGTATCCATTAAAGACCGTACAGGCATGACCCATCCGCTGAAAGCCGATGCAGGCTGTCGCAACACCGTCTTCAATGCGAAAGCCCAAACCGGAGCGGAATTCGCTCGCGACTTGCTCGATCTTGGAATCCGAACCTTCCGGGTTGAATTCCTAAACGAATCGCCACAAGAGGTCCGCGAGACTCTTGACCGCTACGAACGCTTGCTGGCCGGCCAACTGAGCGGACAATCCCTCTGGCGGGAGCTCAAACTCATTAACCAGCTGGGAGTCACCCGCGGAACATTGCGCGAACGCTAA
- a CDS encoding glucan biosynthesis protein G, translating to MCRNSLFGRAPLVAAATILLSGCASVDAMRRVEVDFEYVADLAEDLSKSPYVAPEPLPGFLNDLDYDAYRKIRYDADKYMWKDEGLPFSLGFFHPGFLHKNRLKVNEFTPTHAQHVRYLKEFFEFDDAELEARMPSSLDYAGLRLSYDAGNEGTDYREVASFLGASYFRGTGFDTRYGTSARGLAINSGLGIEEEFPIFREVWLGKPLGNSSKLVMYALLDGPSVTGAYEFVIRPGTSTVMEVKARVFLRESVESFGIAPLTSMYWRGENRTSFEHDYRPEVHDTDGLIVLEAEDSPLWRALDLSDKTRLSYFSTEELSGFGLMQRDRDFDSYQDLEAEYHNRPSVWIETKGDWGKGFVKLVELPTNTEFEDNVVAFWEPAILPEKGGSMEFEYDLHWSPEPAPEAYPSATVVSTRTGTDPSYPGSEVFVIEFSGSETTESPELLTAVEGAARMIDEQVVWNPYSQTWRVVLRLEPVEAGVTELRSQLLFPSGENSEVWAYQWTH from the coding sequence ATGTGCCGAAACTCCCTTTTTGGACGCGCTCCTTTAGTCGCGGCCGCTACAATCCTGCTTTCCGGCTGCGCATCTGTTGACGCCATGCGCCGCGTGGAAGTCGATTTCGAATACGTCGCCGATTTGGCGGAAGATTTGTCCAAATCGCCCTATGTCGCTCCCGAGCCACTTCCAGGATTTCTGAACGATTTGGACTACGACGCGTACCGCAAGATTCGCTATGACGCGGACAAGTACATGTGGAAAGACGAGGGGCTGCCGTTTAGCCTCGGCTTTTTTCATCCGGGTTTTCTGCACAAGAATCGACTCAAAGTTAACGAGTTCACTCCCACTCACGCTCAGCACGTTCGTTATCTGAAAGAGTTCTTCGAATTCGATGATGCCGAGTTGGAGGCCCGCATGCCTTCATCGCTCGATTACGCTGGCCTGCGTCTCTCCTACGACGCGGGAAACGAAGGAACGGACTACCGTGAAGTGGCCTCGTTTCTAGGAGCGAGCTATTTTCGCGGTACGGGTTTCGATACCCGGTATGGAACCTCAGCCCGCGGTCTAGCCATCAATTCCGGCCTCGGCATCGAGGAAGAATTCCCGATTTTCCGTGAGGTCTGGCTTGGCAAGCCATTGGGCAACTCAAGCAAGCTGGTGATGTATGCTTTGCTGGATGGGCCCAGTGTTACCGGAGCTTACGAGTTCGTTATCCGTCCGGGCACCAGCACAGTGATGGAGGTAAAAGCCCGGGTTTTCCTGCGTGAATCGGTGGAGAGCTTTGGCATTGCTCCGCTGACTAGCATGTACTGGCGGGGTGAAAACCGAACCAGTTTTGAGCACGACTACCGTCCGGAAGTGCACGACACGGATGGGCTCATCGTCCTCGAGGCTGAGGATAGCCCCCTCTGGAGAGCTCTCGATCTCTCGGACAAGACGCGCTTGTCTTACTTCAGCACCGAAGAGCTGAGCGGGTTTGGGCTCATGCAGCGCGACCGCGATTTTGATAGCTATCAGGATTTGGAAGCCGAATACCACAATCGTCCCTCTGTCTGGATCGAGACCAAGGGAGATTGGGGCAAGGGCTTCGTGAAGTTGGTGGAACTGCCCACCAACACAGAATTTGAAGATAACGTGGTAGCGTTCTGGGAGCCAGCGATTTTGCCAGAGAAAGGGGGCTCCATGGAGTTCGAGTACGATCTTCATTGGTCGCCAGAGCCAGCTCCGGAAGCCTATCCTTCGGCTACGGTGGTTTCTACCCGCACTGGCACGGATCCGTCTTATCCCGGTTCTGAGGTTTTCGTAATCGAATTCAGCGGCTCCGAGACCACTGAATCACCTGAACTTCTAACTGCGGTGGAAGGGGCTGCCCGTATGATCGACGAGCAGGTCGTTTGGAATCCGTACTCCCAAACTTGGCGTGTGGTTCTTAGGTTGGAACCAGTGGAAGCGGGTGTGACTGAACTGAGGAGTCAACTGTTGTTCCCTTCTGGGGAGAACTCTGAAGTTTGGGCTTATCAATGGACCCACTAG
- the mdoH gene encoding glucans biosynthesis glucosyltransferase MdoH: MKNEPKKGRQFLDWQRLFFFVTALMFTAFPTVLFSNFLWRLGIEQGIVPLTILFAILNWNISWGATHSLIGFFYRRRRAKEINETPVDPDNPGSVAIVLPVYNEDPKRVFAGLRTMYESLKQTGRGEVFDFFILSDSTKPERWLEEEQSWASLCRDLDAFGRIHYRRRTVNTDKKAGNLLEFCESWGSRYRYMVTLDADSVMTGDTLVALYDRMEADPRIGLLQTAPKIVYSESFWGRLQQFSNHFYGPVFIAGLNFWQGGQGNYWGHNAIIRLGPFIDHCALPDLPGREPFGGKILSHDFVEAALMQRAGYEVRLAEDLEGTYEECPQDMIEHAKRDRRWCQGNMQHFWLLFSRGLTFASRLHLGNGIMGYASSLLWAIFLILSGILIYNRVRSQLSLLPTSGVGDIFQIPLAEHGALIGGVTFSLLFLPKVLALLDAFLTKGRTRLFGGGIQCTVSVLLEIITSAAVAPVMMLYHGQFVVFTALGKGVGWSTQNRLAGDGLRLYDAFKSHRTHALVGLIATLLARQVSDTYLYWTLPVSGAMMVSPFVSWIVSKPSIGRALGRMKILSTPVEIDTSAELEAVPVLQERFTQSNWIFDDEKPIPGVMNAVVDPYLNAIRVSLAGAAATQQNTEANNKILTERLLKQGNGALRSNEEKQVLSDVEMLTQLHAEVWTMDPEDLHSSWKPLFDRYRWSS, encoded by the coding sequence ATGAAGAACGAACCTAAAAAAGGCCGGCAGTTCCTCGATTGGCAGAGGCTCTTCTTCTTTGTTACGGCTCTCATGTTCACCGCTTTTCCCACGGTGCTCTTTTCCAATTTCCTTTGGCGGCTCGGTATCGAGCAGGGCATCGTGCCACTCACGATCCTCTTCGCTATCCTCAATTGGAACATCTCTTGGGGAGCGACCCACTCGCTGATCGGCTTTTTCTACCGCCGCCGCCGAGCCAAGGAGATCAACGAGACTCCTGTCGATCCGGACAACCCTGGAAGCGTCGCGATCGTGCTCCCAGTCTACAACGAAGACCCGAAGCGCGTGTTCGCGGGGCTTCGCACTATGTACGAATCGCTGAAGCAAACCGGACGTGGCGAGGTATTCGACTTTTTCATACTCAGCGACTCCACTAAGCCAGAACGTTGGCTGGAGGAAGAGCAAAGCTGGGCTAGCCTGTGTCGGGATCTGGATGCGTTTGGCCGTATACACTACCGTCGCCGCACGGTGAATACAGATAAGAAAGCCGGCAATTTGCTCGAGTTCTGCGAAAGCTGGGGATCCCGCTACCGTTACATGGTCACACTTGACGCGGATAGCGTCATGACTGGCGACACGCTGGTCGCGCTTTACGACCGCATGGAAGCGGACCCGCGAATCGGACTCCTGCAGACTGCTCCCAAGATCGTATACTCCGAGAGTTTCTGGGGACGGCTTCAGCAGTTCTCCAATCACTTCTATGGCCCGGTTTTCATCGCTGGACTCAACTTCTGGCAAGGGGGGCAAGGCAACTATTGGGGGCACAACGCGATCATCCGTTTGGGACCTTTTATCGATCATTGCGCCCTGCCGGATTTGCCCGGTCGCGAACCTTTCGGAGGCAAGATCCTGAGTCACGACTTCGTGGAAGCGGCCCTCATGCAGCGAGCCGGTTACGAGGTACGTTTGGCGGAAGATTTGGAGGGGACTTACGAAGAATGTCCGCAGGATATGATCGAGCACGCCAAGCGTGATCGACGCTGGTGCCAAGGAAACATGCAGCACTTCTGGCTGCTGTTCTCGCGCGGTCTCACGTTTGCCAGCCGCCTGCATTTGGGCAATGGCATCATGGGCTACGCGTCTTCTTTGCTCTGGGCCATCTTTTTGATCCTGAGCGGGATTCTGATCTACAACCGGGTTCGCAGTCAGCTTTCGCTTCTGCCCACCAGCGGTGTAGGCGACATTTTCCAAATCCCATTGGCTGAGCATGGAGCTTTGATTGGAGGAGTGACCTTTAGCCTGCTTTTCTTGCCGAAGGTGTTGGCATTGCTCGATGCCTTCCTGACCAAGGGCCGGACGCGGTTATTCGGCGGCGGAATTCAGTGCACGGTCAGCGTCTTGCTGGAGATCATAACTTCCGCTGCGGTGGCTCCGGTTATGATGCTTTATCATGGCCAGTTTGTTGTTTTCACCGCGCTTGGTAAAGGAGTCGGCTGGTCCACTCAAAACCGCTTAGCGGGTGATGGACTTCGACTTTACGATGCCTTCAAGTCGCACCGCACGCACGCACTAGTTGGCTTGATTGCCACCTTGTTGGCCCGACAGGTCAGCGATACTTACTTGTATTGGACGCTGCCAGTCAGTGGTGCCATGATGGTCTCTCCTTTTGTCTCCTGGATCGTGAGCAAGCCTTCCATCGGCCGAGCTTTGGGGCGGATGAAAATCCTGTCGACTCCGGTGGAGATCGATACATCTGCCGAACTCGAAGCGGTCCCGGTTTTGCAGGAACGCTTCACGCAGTCCAATTGGATTTTTGACGACGAAAAGCCGATCCCGGGGGTAATGAATGCAGTGGTGGATCCCTATCTTAACGCCATCCGAGTGAGTCTGGCAGGCGCTGCTGCGACTCAACAAAACACGGAAGCGAATAATAAGATCCTGACAGAGCGCTTGCTCAAGCAAGGCAACGGGGCGCTGAGGTCCAATGAGGAAAAGCAGGTTCTAAGCGATGTGGAGATGTTAACGCAGCTGCACGCCGAGGTCTGGACCATGGATCCTGAAGACCTGCACTCCAGCTGGAAACCGCTCTTCGACCGCTATCGCTGGAGTTCGTGA